CGAGGGGGTGCCCCGGGCTGCTGTCGAACCGTTGGACTCCACGGTGCTCGGGACGCTGATCGAGCGGGGCCTGGTCCGGGCCGACCATGGGTGGGTCGCGGTCACCCCGACGGGGAGGCCGCTGACCGACCGGATCGTGCGCCAGTTGGCCTAGCCCGTCGGGCTTCGGCCTCGCTTGGTCCGGTCATTCGACACGATCGTGCAGAAACCGGCATATGCGGGGGTTAGCCCCCGATCGTGACGAATCCAGCGCTGGCAAACCCGGCCCTATACGGTCGGATGTGCAGGCAGTGGCAGGATTGGAGGGTGATGGCAGTCGGAACGACAGGCCAGCCAGGCCCCCCTCCGGAGTTGGATGACCGCAAGTCTGCGGTCCTCCTGGCCGTCGTGCGGGCCTACGTCCGCGAGGGCGAACCGGTGGGGTCCAAGCGCGTCGTCGACGAGGCCGGCCTCGGCGTCTCAGCGGCGACGGTGCGCAACGACATGGTGGTGCTGGAGGACGCCGGGTACATCATGCACCCGCACACCTCAGCTGGACGCGTGCCCACCGACAAGGGCTACCGCTACTTCGTCGATGCCCTCCGCGGGCAGGTCAGCGACGACCCGGACGTCAGCGGCGAGCAGATCGCGGTCCTGGACGACCTCATGGACGGCGCGACCGACCTCGAGGACCTGCTCCGCCGGGCCACGACCGCGCTGTCGCGCCTGACCCGGTACGCCGGACTTGTGGCCGCACCGCAACTGGACCAGTCACGTCTGAAGCACATCGAGTTGGTGCAGCTCAGCCCTGCCACGGTCCTGGTGGTCTCGATCGCCGACACCGGTCGAGTGTCCAAGCGAATGGTCGAGCTGGCCGAACCGGTCCCCGAGGTGGACGTCCATCGTGTCCGGCACGCCGTCAACGGCGCCGCCGCGGGCCTCCGGGGCCTCGAGGCCCCCGACGCGATCGCGGGGCTGTCCGCCGGCGCCCCCAGCGAGCTGACCGAGCTGATCGAGCGGACCGCCGACGCCGTCCGCTCCGGCATCGCCGACCCCGAGACCCGTTCGACCGGACTCTACGTCGGTGGCAGCTCGACCCTCGCGGGTGAGGGCCAGTTCGCCGGCATCGAGGAGGTCCGGCAGGTCTATGAGACCCTCGAGGAGCAAGTCGTGGTCATGCAGGTCCTCAAGGACGCGTTGGCCGACACCGATCCGGGGGTGCGCATCGGCGCTGAGCTGTCCCTGAGCGAGCTCCAGGCGTGCGCCATCGTGGCCACCTCCTACGACACGCCGTCCGACTCTGCGGGACAGGTCGGGGTGCTCGGCCCGTCACGTATGGACTACCGCGCGACCCTGGGTGCAGTTCGGGCCGTGGCCGACACACTTGAACGGGCCATCGCCGGCATGACCGGCACCTCCTCGCCGTCGCCCACGACCGCTGCGAGCCAGACCTCTGCCCACCCGTCCACCGAAGCAGGACCTAACTCGAATGCCCACCGTGCGTGACCTCTATGAAGTCCTTGGGGTGTCCAAGGAGGCGTCGGACGCCGACATCAAGAAGGCCTATCGGCAGAAGGCCCGTGAGCTGCACCCTGACCAGGGTGGGGACGAGGAGCACTTCAAGGAGCTGACCGCGGCCTACGAGGTGCTCAAGAACCCACAGGCCCGCGCCAACTACGACCGCTTCGGCGATCCACGCGGGCCCGGCGGTGGCATGGGCGGCGGGGACCCGTTCGCCGGCTTCGGCGACCTGGGCGACCTCATCAACTCCTTCTTCGGTGGAGGGATGGGCGGGACCTCACGTCGTGGTCAACCGACCAACGCAGGTCGGGACGCCATCGTCGACGTCACCGTGACCCTGGAGGAGGCAGCCACCGGTGTGGAGAAGGACGTGGACGTCACCCTCGACCGCACCTGCTCGACCTGCTCAGGGTCCGGGGCTGCCGACGGATCGGGCCCCATCACCTGCTCGACCTGCAACGGTCAGGGGGCCGTCCAGCGGGTCCGCAACGGGATCTTCGGTCAGATGCTGACCCAGACCGCCTGCCCGGAGTGCGAGGGCAGCGGCCGGATCGTCGCCGATCCGTGTCGGACCTGTCGCGGTGAGGGACGGACACGCGAGACCGAGACGTTGACCATCCCCGTGCCGATCGGGATCGACGACGGTCGACGCGTCCGGCTCTCGGGCCGTGGCGAGGCCGGCCGCCAAGGAGGCCCCGCCGGCGACCTGTACGTCCGCGTGAACGTGCGGCCGCACGAGATCTTCACCCGGGACGGCGACGACCTGCACTGCGAGCTGCGGATCGGCATGATCCCGGCAGCGCTCGGAACGGAGCTGAAGCTGCCGACGCTGTACGGCGAGACGAAGGTCTCCGTGCCGGAGGGGACCCAGTTCGGGGACGTCATCACCCTGCGACGGGAGGGGATGCCGCGGCTCGGGATGGACGGCCACCAGAAGGGCAACCTCCACGTGCACTGCCGGATCGAGACCCCCCGAGACCTGGACGACAGCGACCGTGAGGTTCTGAAGGCCTTGGCCGACAAGCGGGGCGAGACGGTGATGAGCGGATCGGGCGGCAAGGGCCTGTTCGGCCGACTCCGAGACGCCTTCACCGGCTGATCGCTGTGTCGGCGAGGCCCGGCCTGCCCACACATGGCCATCACGTCTTCGTCCCGCAGGTTGGTGAGGATCGGGATGAGGTGCTGATCCGCGGTGATGCAGGCCATCACCTCCGGGCCGTCCTCCGGGTCCGGACGGGAGAGCCGCTCAGCCTGGCGGACAACTCCGGCGCTGTGTGGCAGGGCCGCGTGCAGGACCTCTTGACCGACGGCGTGGTGGTCGGTCTGGACGAACACGTCGACATCCCCCCGGCCACACCAGCAGTCACCGTGATCCAGTCCATGCCGAAGGGCCGGAAGATGGAGGAGGTGGTCACCCGGCTCAGTGAGGTCGGCGTCGACCGGCTCGTCCCGGTCCACTCGGCTCGCAGTGTCAAGCAGCTCAAGGGCGCGAAAGCGGAGAAGGCGCGCGAGCGCTGGGATGCCCTGGCGGTGGCGGCCGCCCAGCAGTCGCGACGGGCACGGCTGCTGCAGGTC
The sequence above is a segment of the Euzebya tangerina genome. Coding sequences within it:
- the hrcA gene encoding heat-inducible transcriptional repressor HrcA, coding for MAVGTTGQPGPPPELDDRKSAVLLAVVRAYVREGEPVGSKRVVDEAGLGVSAATVRNDMVVLEDAGYIMHPHTSAGRVPTDKGYRYFVDALRGQVSDDPDVSGEQIAVLDDLMDGATDLEDLLRRATTALSRLTRYAGLVAAPQLDQSRLKHIELVQLSPATVLVVSIADTGRVSKRMVELAEPVPEVDVHRVRHAVNGAAAGLRGLEAPDAIAGLSAGAPSELTELIERTADAVRSGIADPETRSTGLYVGGSSTLAGEGQFAGIEEVRQVYETLEEQVVVMQVLKDALADTDPGVRIGAELSLSELQACAIVATSYDTPSDSAGQVGVLGPSRMDYRATLGAVRAVADTLERAIAGMTGTSSPSPTTAASQTSAHPSTEAGPNSNAHRA
- a CDS encoding RsmE family RNA methyltransferase; the protein is MSARPGLPTHGHHVFVPQVGEDRDEVLIRGDAGHHLRAVLRVRTGEPLSLADNSGAVWQGRVQDLLTDGVVVGLDEHVDIPPATPAVTVIQSMPKGRKMEEVVTRLSEVGVDRLVPVHSARSVKQLKGAKAEKARERWDALAVAAAQQSRRARLLQVETITPWPVRDVSGVVLWEQATTPLSEALDELDGVEQIVIAVGPEGGWEQAEVADSGLHPVALGQGILRTETAGVVGAALVLHHLGRLG
- the dnaJ gene encoding molecular chaperone DnaJ → MPTVRDLYEVLGVSKEASDADIKKAYRQKARELHPDQGGDEEHFKELTAAYEVLKNPQARANYDRFGDPRGPGGGMGGGDPFAGFGDLGDLINSFFGGGMGGTSRRGQPTNAGRDAIVDVTVTLEEAATGVEKDVDVTLDRTCSTCSGSGAADGSGPITCSTCNGQGAVQRVRNGIFGQMLTQTACPECEGSGRIVADPCRTCRGEGRTRETETLTIPVPIGIDDGRRVRLSGRGEAGRQGGPAGDLYVRVNVRPHEIFTRDGDDLHCELRIGMIPAALGTELKLPTLYGETKVSVPEGTQFGDVITLRREGMPRLGMDGHQKGNLHVHCRIETPRDLDDSDREVLKALADKRGETVMSGSGGKGLFGRLRDAFTG